The DNA window TCTCAATCAGAAACAAGAACAACTTCAGTTGGAAGTGTCTAATTTTTCGACCATAGATAGTATACTAGAAGAAGGTACTTTGTGCGTTGCTACTTATTCGATTGACAATCTCTGGTATCGCGCCGAGGTATTGGATGCAGATGAGGACATTACAACGGTTCGATTCATAGACTATGGCAATAcagatgtaattaataataagacagATAATATTCGACAAATACCAGATGCTTGGAAAAGCTTAGAGAGATTTGCATTGAAATGCAGACTCGATGTTATTCCTGTAGATACGGAAGATTGGAACGAGTCGACTTGCGAGAGATTCGAGTATTTAGTAACGTCCACAGAAACTCTTCAGGCTCTAATAGTAGCGGATACCGTACCTAAACGTGTAGAACTGTTCATAAATGACAAGAGCATCAGCGAAATGTTGGTTGAGGAAAAGCAcgctattataattaacactGAGCAAGAACCCGTGGACGAGATAGTCGATCTCGAACTGGATCCTCATTCCGCTTTCGTGTGTCACATCAATTCGCCGAGTGAGTTTTGGGTTCAGGAAGAGAAATCAGTTGCTGATTTGGAAGTGATGGCGGACAGATTTATAGTCGCTGATATGTTCCCGAAGATTGACAATGTGAAAGAGGGTTTGCTGTGCGTCGCCAAATATCCGGAAGACGAGCAATGGTATAGGGCACGTGTAATCTCTCACGATAACAATGGGAACATGCAAGTCATATACATAGACTACGGAAATTCCGCTGTATCCACTGAGATCCGTGCCATTCCAGAAGATCTAGCAAATATATCGCCTCTATCGCGCAAATGCTGCTTACAATTGCCACCGCAGATCAAGGAATGGTCGGAGCAGGCTCATGAAGAATTCGTCAAGTTGGCTGCGGATGGTGCGACCATCTTCCTACTAGACGTATTGAAGGATGAAGAGACATCATTGGTGAAATTAACACTGGACGGCCAGAACGTCGCCGATATTCTTGTGAGTATGTGCGAGCAACATGTACCCATTATTGAAGAAAGGTTACCACCGCTAGGTGAGGAGAATTCGCCGAACGTGGTAGTGAGTCATATCAACAGCCCGGATGAGTTTTGGATCCAAGCCGAGAGTAGTATAAGCGAACTAGAAGTGATGTCAGATCGTTTGCGTGACGCAGAGAGTTTCCTCGCTTTGAACAATCTTGACATCGGCACAATCTGTGCCGCTCGATATCCGGAAGACGGATGTTGGTACAGGGCAAAAATAATCGCACGCTGCAAAACGGGCACAGAAGTCTTGTATATGGATTACGGCAATTCCGCGATTACAAAAGAATTAAGAATACTACCAGAggatattgcaaatattccCATTTTGTCGAAACGATGCACGCTTGAGCAGCCAAGCCACATTTCTGCGTGGACTGAGAAAGCTTGTGATAAGTTCAAAGAACTCGCTGCTGAAGGAGCCACTATGTTTGAATTTGAAAATCTTGATGAAGCTGATCCGATGCATGTTCGATTAAGTCTCAACGGGACGAGCGTTGTTGAACTTTTATTGGCTGAATTCGAAAGTATTCCTCCGAAAATTGAAGAGATAacagaaaaaattgaagagataaccgaaaaaatcgaaaagatAACCGAAAAATTACcagaaattgaagaaattatttctattgcaAAAGAGGAACAAGAAACAGTTTTCCACGAGGATTACAAACTAGTAGATAACAGTGAAGAAACCTCAAATTTAGATAAGGAAGCTCAACAAGAACAACAAGAACAAACAGTCAATCAAACAGATAATTCAAATTGCATTAATCAAAcagaaaaatgtgaaaaaggaATTGATAAAGAAGTGTTTAATGAATCCTTTATACATTCTGACATAAAAGAGGAAAACAAATGTAAAGAAGAACAACCGAAACATAATAAGAGCTTGATTGAAatcgaggaaaaagaaaatgaagcaTCTAAAGTTATGATAGCTGAGTGTACCTCAAGAATGGAAGAAATATCAGAAGATATAGTCGAAACAAATAAAGATGTAGATATTGCCGGGAATGAAACgatttctataaatgcaattataccTACTACATCATGTTTGAAAGAGTCCTTACTTCATGTAACGGAGCTTAGTATTGATGAGATAGTtggaaatatgataaaagatgTCGTAGAGGATGTAGAATCACGAAAAATCGATCATACAAACCTCTCAGTCACAAATGAAATGCAATTATCTGATGTTGCGCAAACTGACGAGCAGCAAGAATTACTATCtcaaatgcaatttataaatacgaataaatctttaaatacacAAATTTGTAAAGAACATGCGATAAAAGATGTAGAGAATTTGGATTCGAAAATTTCATCAGTAACGAATGAATCGCAATTTCAGGATGTTGTGCAACTTGATAATAATCAAGTTAAGGAACATGCTGAGGTACAGTCTAATGTAAACGAATCTTTGAACAATTccaaaatttcagaaataatattgtgCTTGtcgaaagaagaaataaacttGACACCAGATTCAATAAAGAGCGAGACTATTTCTGAAAGCACGAACAAGAATAATGATTTAGAAACTCAACCCGAGAGTACAGATTCAAACACTTCCTCAGGATCGATGTGTACGGTAAAAATGACGGAATCGACGTCGTATGTAATTAAGACTGATCCAGTTGAGCAGTACAATTACTCGAAAAGACGATCAGAAGACAAGATAATTCCCGGATGTGTCTCCAGAGGCGAATCACCCAGTGATTCGGAAGCTAGAATGCGTCCTGCAACACCAAAGACACCATATTCGGAGAAACTCGTGGCTGGTGCTGTGAATCCCATCATACAATCAGTCTCTGCTAGCATGAACGAAGAAGACGAAATACTTGTAGTTTCTGTAGAGTAAATATAGCGGACATGTActgcatataaatgtataatatatatacatttgcagTATAAAAATGCAGTTTCttacaaatcttttatttttatttttatttttcgtttttttctaatatttatataaatatatatacaaaaattatattgctgtATATGCGATGTGTACAGTGAAcgcgttttgtttttttctcttctctgttTACACGCGATACAAATCTGCCGCGTTTCCTACGAATCTATATGTTACCGCTACAATGCACATATTAGGCCATCAAGTATGCGACCAAAGATTAATTCATCTAATTGACGACTCACTTTATAAttgcgttattatttttttatgctaataCTCGCCTGtgatatcaaataatgatcacaatttttcttaatattcataatttttttaagtagcaATAAATTTGGTAATCAACTTTGCTTTCAGTTTTCAATAAACGAATTTCTTTACATAACTTtctattgcaaattatatacaatatgtaatcatatataacaaattgctTTTGTGACTAAACGAGATATAAGCaaagtaaaacaaaatgttttatttgtttgacaCACATCTTCATTAATTACATACGCATAACGTAactgcgataatttttttaaatattagaagtaAAATACAATGACAATTTCTAATAACTTCTTTGTgcgaatacataattatattaaaaaaagcaagtaatatttagaaaatttattacttctataatataattacatagcataagctatataatattgaaacgtGATTGTACTGCAACAAATTCAACTGAGCATTGTAAAAAGAtagctataaaatataaataaattggctatataaatatatatatttatatatataattatactcaaTTATAaccaatttatttgtatatgtactttttacacttaataatataattatagtataattattcaaaacgtacagaagaaagaaaagctgCATTTTTCGCATCGTAACTACGttatgtacatttttcataaGTACCGAATGTTGTATCGGATCAAATATGTAATTGTGAATTTATTTCCTAaatctcatatattatatacataagaattatatattaatctatagTTCCCTTTACTTCTTCctacaattttgtatatttaacattaatataagttaggattataatatatacaatatagtaggtaatagatataaatatttgtattctgctaaaatattttttctaataaacatttcacacaaaatatttaccGCGCATCGCATTTAtccatacatttaattaaatttgcaatttataacaatataacaaatatttataacaaatttttttttattgtcaatttatatttaaaatttgaaatatttttttacaatatttttaaatttgcaatggatttttttcagattaattttttcattttcaattgtCCTGTGTAACTTTCAATGTTGGAGTAATCTTTCGCAAATTTCTTCTCTTAATGCGTCTTTTGCGTTCTCTtgctttattaaagatataattaaaatatatagatgatttacaattgtaataatagaaataatagaaatacttctcaattgtatacatttgcaatgaaaaattatttttcttttaaaattttattatatttttggaaaaaagtcAAACTCACGACACTGTGTAATCAAACATACATGttatatgagagagaaaatccaaattcatataattcaagttttttcacattttgaaatttatggaGTGATAGTAAGTAATAGAACTTTACCTTTTTGCCTGGCGATCATCagatttcttttcataatcaTGTTGTAATTATCCTGTCtctttttagcaaaaaattcGCGCGCGAGCGCAATTTCGTCCTCCAAGTACCATTGCAAAGGACGTCGACATCGCTTGGAACGTCCCAAATAAGAAGCTATGCCTTTGGCTTCGAGAATTCTTAACTTTAATTGTATGGGAAACGGTGAGCGACCGATGTCTTGAACGCGGAACTTTACCGCGGGTCCACCATTGTTCAGGAATACGTTCGTCAAGGAGGACACGAAGGGCGGGTTTCGCATATTATAGCGTTTCTCAGGATCTTGAGATTTCTCTTCGCAACAGAATCCGTATTGTTTCTGCGGCAGATGCACGCGTGGCACTCTTGCGAGGATTCGTTTGCTCGGCACTTTCTTCATGTTGTCGCAATTTtcttcaatcaattatatatattgcatattttaagacccttaattatattctttattcgaatatatatatatatatattctgtttcGAACAATCATGATTATTTCATTGCGATTGATTGCTGatagaagaattatatattattaattgcaatttggtgaaatatttttttttttaattttatttggtattaatgaaaaacaattgaaagaagtaattatatattaaatgaaaaatatttaattgtgttgCTGTTAAATTCcagtcaaatataaattaatataatatggttTTGTATATGAAGGAcagcttatataaaaaaaaattagctaaaatatatatcttctttaaaaagaagagatattttgaataattaaattctaaatttctttgttaaaaaaataattaattcgttaaataaatgaaataatgatcttatgttttaaaagttccaagtttttaaaagtttgcttgtgcatgtgtgtgtatttattaaaGCCCACTAAGAAGGTGtgaatgaaaatgatatagaatgtttgtttacataagtttttacttttattatacatattttttattatttatatatatatatatatatatatatatatatatatatatatttacttgtcgtttgattgaccaatcagaaatCTCTTTTTGTCTTGATTAGCCAATCAAAGAATATTGTACTCCGAGGAATGGATTTTCGAACGCAATTTTGAAGTGAAATGGCgtaaattttcgaataaatgCGTTTCTC is part of the Cataglyphis hispanica isolate Lineage 1 chromosome 18, ULB_Chis1_1.0, whole genome shotgun sequence genome and encodes:
- the LOC126856433 gene encoding uncharacterized protein LOC126856433, which encodes MKKVPSKRILARVPRVHLPQKQYGFCCEEKSQDPEKRYNMRNPPFVSSLTNVFLNNGGPAVKFRVQDIGRSPFPIQLKLRILEAKGIASYLGRSKRCRRPLQWYLEDEIALAREFFAKKRQDNYNMIMKRNLMIARQKARERKRRIKRRNLRKITPTLKVTQDN